aAAGGATGTGGAAACGGCATcacttttttgggggtaaaaatttaggagAGAAAACCATGTATTTAAGTGTTtgtacttttttcgacatactatactacgacaaTTCTATGTAGAATTCTATTCTACACACTATTTATGACTTTGATGACatgctataacttttttatggCTTAGTATGCTATGAATGTTGAACAGTCAAAATATGCTAGTAGAGTCATTTATTAATACCTCTAATAGAAATctttgaagaaactacaatttttaatatattaactGTTTTAAACTTACGTTAATATAGTTGAAATGCCTGCATCAGGTTGGTAATAACTGTTCACAATGTTGAGGGTCTAAACAAATATTcacttcaacaaaaacatgaggATGTTTTGCCGCATACTGCATTTTGTCCCACCAAGAGTAAACACATTACAGGAAAATATGCCCAAACTTGTGTagtttcaatatttttattgcAATGATAAGATACAGATATATTTCCAGACATCcagttttattaaattataCTCCAATATTGCATGAGACAGTCTTCAGAATAATATTGATCCAAATGTGGACATCTAGGTGATCAAAAGACAcaatttttgaccaaatataaaACATGGATGGTTAACAATGTcactttttaattccccaataAACCTTTGATGAGAAGCAGCAGCATAAAGAGTAATAATACTACAATATACAACAAACCGATACTGTGCAACAGTCAACAATTGGGAGAACgtttttattctcttttgtGAATTGGTTATGCAAATATTGAGTACATTGACTTGCAACTCAGGACATAGAGATGCACTTTGCCCgattgggaagaaaaaaaacagacatacaagaaaagaaacaacatggAAGTCGAAGAGTTACAAACCTCAGTGGGATAACAGGAGAGAACAAAAGACTAAATACAGTCTAAGTGAGTCAATTTTTAGGCAAAACAAATAACTGTACAGAAAGCTGTGTGAAATATATTAAGATGAGGACTTTTTGCCACGTCAGATTCATGACAACCAGCAGTGTTACACAATCCACTGGCTAAACTCGGGTTAATGACTGACCATGTGTTAGTAAGAGAAATcttgttggagaaaaaaaacaacaaccagatGTTAcggtgacaaatgtaaaaaaggaaatacagaaaaatgtttatttaataaattaccacagtttttttttgtaatcccagattttacatttaaataataaatttgCTCTTTATGAtcgtataaaaacaaaaaaaggaaaatagttgttttatagtttttagACTGCAATTATTGTATATAGTTGATAGATCAATAGAATCCATATATAAATGATACATCTCTATTTTTTTATACTATATAATCCTTGCtatgactaaaaaaaaaaaaagcatctaaGACATTTCTAGCCAGAAGATAACGGGAAGGAACAGTTTGGACCATGGCCGCCAGCTACGGGGCTTTGATTAGAAATGAAACTGGTCTGGTTAGTGGACTAAAACCATTTTGTTTTAGTCCAACAGCTTGtgcaagacaagacagaactgGTTTGGATGGGAGTCCAATGCCAACACCATAAAGGTTTCACTGAGACCAAAATCTTTGTTTAGCTACACACTTATAACtttgtgctgtgttttatttatcttttcaaaGATGCAAACGTTTTGAGAAATTTGACACTGCGGTTGCAAAATGAAcgaaattaacaaaaaacaaacgtACCCCTCGCTCTTACGCTTAACTCTCCATATTAAATCAGCATGCATAACATCATTATTAGTTGTGTTTGGCACTTGAGTTTACTTTAAATCTTGTTATGTTTGCAAATAGACATTAATCAGCAAACGTTGCATCTTATAGCTTTTGTTGTTAAACAAATGCtgcaatctttaaaaaataaaaatgaagtatGCTAGGTGTTTCCAAGTTGCTCACATTTACTCTTAAAGATAACCCCACATTATTAAACAAGAACTACTTCCGACTGTGTAGAAGATTGCACTGTGATCATCagccaatgaaaaaaaagaatagataagacttttttttcttactgaaAACGGCAAGTACCTCAAGGAGTCATGCTACACTGCTTTCATTCTACTCCTATACTCAATCCAGCCACATCATGGTCGCTTTTGGTTCCTTCGAGTAAACTACAGGATTTGGTCCATCTGGCTTGGTTCAGGTTTTAAAGCGGGTTACTTTGCTTTAAGGGCTGCCTGAGAAAGCTATCAGACTGTTGCaccaaaaacaccaacaaaaggTGAAAGAATGAGGAAACCAGCACGTCTTCGCTTACTGGTCCTTTAAGCAAGATATCTCTTCTTCGCTTTGACCTCACATGCAAATGTAACCAGAGAGaggggacaaaaaaaagttgaaatgacaaaaagaaacatgagaTGAGAAatcagaaatgaaaaagagaaaaaaatgaaaactctgtgtttgttggtttgatatttttgttgACAACTTCCTCAGGCAAACATGTCAGTggcagttttcatttttacataaataacatttggGTAGGAGGAATAAAATCCACAATAAGGCTTCTTTTAgattccccccccacccattGTCGTAGCCATTTACTTTTCATCGTTGTGTCTATCCCAGTACTGTTCTATTGGTACGGTTTAGTGGAAGATGAAGCCTCTCCTCTGCCTCAGCAGGCTCAGAGAGGTCGAAATAGCAGGTCCTGGGATCacaggaggaagggaggaaaggccagagagagaaaaagtagaGAGTGATGAGATTGTAAGAAGTTTATGTTTCAGCAGTCTGGGGTTTAGTCTCACTCTCACccccttctttcctctcttgcgtctcctcgtcttcctcctcctggtcTTCCTCCTCTGTGTGCTGCTCCAGCTCCTCCCTGGTGATCATCTCAAAGTCGTTCCCATTGCTGTGCTGCGAGCCTTCTTCCTCCCGGCGGTcgctgtctgtgtctgagtgGCGGTCCGCCCCCGTTCCCTCCCCCTCTGCTTCTTTACTTTCTTCGGCCTCtttgccctcctcctcctcctcttcctcttcctcctcgccGTCCTTCTTCTCGCTGTCTGATTTGTCATCGCTGTCGGACTTCTGAGCCTTGTTGCCATCGTTGTCCTTCTCGTCTGTCTTGTCTGAGCCCTTCTTATTGCTGGCTCGCGGTCCTTTGTACTCGTGGGTGTAGAGCGGCCGGAACGAGTCGATGAAACCGACATCTGCAGTCAAGTTAGGGAGGAACCAGAAATGGTGGCGCCCGCCAGTCACCAGCCAGATGATCAGGAAGAGGATGCAGCGAGCTGAAGACAGAGGTGACAACCAGTGGGATCAATTTGAGTCTACAGTAATTCATCCATCTCTTTACCTCTAGTGGTATTCAAATGTAGACTAAACACTCTGCTGTTCACCTGTGACTGAATGTTTGTCTACAACACTTTTATTCTTCTTACTGAATATAGGGCAACGTACACCCAATGACATCGTAACTGTATCCCtcatgtgttattattttgtatttatacacTTATGTCTCTTTaaatttattctattttagttCATTTTACAAATGCATTTCTCTGCTTTTACAAATACTTCGAATGGCCTCTCTTTTTGAAAGGAGCCATACAAATAACTGAGGAACTGAACAATTTATtgaaattaccaaaataaaataaagtatacaGCTAGTAAAAATGTCATTCTtgctgatgttttatttatttaatggtATAATACTACTACGCTGAAATGATTGTTGACCAGACCGATTTGATAACACGGGctccaaaatgaaaatggctcTGCTTAACGGCGCTTCTGCGGCATTGTGTATATGCCGTTAGTGCTAAGATTCCAAAGGTGTGTACCAGTATATCCATTTGAATTATTACTGTAATTCCTTAAAGAAAGACTGGTAGTCAATTAAAAGCCGGCCTCTGATAGTAGCCGAGGGTTTGGTCAACACGGACAAATAAAGGCTGGCCTCAAATTAAGGCCAGGGAAAAGAAGTGGATACTCTCCTAAGTGCCTTTCATATAATGTGGATTCAAGTTTACCGTAATGCTcatttctaccaatttaaaACCGGATAACTTCTGCGGTTCAGGTAAATAAATGccccggcttttatttgaggaacTACGGTAATTACATTTCTCTATGATGGCAACACACGTTTGCTTTTAGAAATGTTTGCTGGAGATTTTGGGTGAACTACGGTATTTTGTTTGAAACATACTAAACCCTTAATctttgcttttatattttttttctgtctaataaaacaagaaaaagataaatgttTGAACTAGCCATATCCAGTAGACATACGCAACATGGGAagtaaaggtgaaaaaaagctGGGAACTACTGCTAAAAACTCAAACAAATTTctatgcaaattaaaaatggctacatttatatttaaaatgttatgacatatatactgtatatatgaagtaaatgtacttaccaACAGCAAGAAGCAATATACTGGCTACAAAGCATCCTGCTGCAACACTTAGATAGTAAACCCCTACACGCATTTCTGCTGGCCACAGGGGGAATAGTGTGGCTGCTATCACAGCAATGACtgaaggacaacacacacagagagagagagagagagagagagagagagagagagagagagagagagagagagagagNNNNNNNNNNgagagagagaatgagtaaATTAGCTGCCATCAGCAAAAGATCATGCtaaattcagtttgttttcaaagGAACTCCATTTATGATTTTCAACCTCTGACTCACCAAGGATCAGTCCCATGGCAAATGTCTTAAAATGAACAGGATCGTAAATCCACACATACAcctagaaaaagaaagaaaagagacacgTGTTGGGTTTTGAAGTCTTTCAGGATCACAAATACTTCCCCCACATTCAGTATATACATGTTTAATGCTCTAAGCACACTCACCTCATTTCCATCTAGAAACAGCTGATCCTCATGAGGCTCCAGTTTAaactttttcttcacttctttcttcttcttggggGTTCCAGGACTGTCATCCTATGAGAAtgtataataacaaaataaaaaatgtattaaatatcaaatctgtatttttacttagAAATCACAAATACTGCAGTCACAGTGGGGCCTACATGTTGGTTACACCAATGACCAGGGTCGTTCTTTTGTCaattcaaaccaagccagtcATCACGGGTTGATTCCTGGTCATGGAAGGTTtattcaaaaacctttttttgggACAAGGGGAGAACATTTGCCTTTGTTTAGTCAATATCCACCACCTGCCATTTCCTGGATTGCTCTTGTTCTGCTGAAAATTCTTTTTTGGCCAGAAATCTGttaccttttgctttctttgtgttgtaattttaaactccagtcaaTTTATGACTACTATTGTTAACTGCTGCTCAGATcgctgcagggtaaatccagacatccAGCTAGACtagctgtccaatctgagttttcgaCGAGACAAGGCTTTGCTTTCCTTTTCCAACCAATGACATAATTTGTCCTGCCCCGGTTGTTGGCTAGCGTGGTCGAGTGCAATTGACGCTGTAATGGACCAGCCTTCGAACTGCATTCAATCCACATATCAACCTGGGTCGCGAAGTCAAGTCGATCAATGCTGGTTAACCCTTTCAAACACAATATCAACCCTGATTGAGCCCTTGGTGTGAAGGGGGAATTAGAGACAGGTCGTAGACTGGAACTTAACCGTATGCTAACTGTtggttttatgtaaaaaaaacaacattcctaATTACATTCCGGCGAATTTATCTTAGCGTCAAACAGCTAGCTGAATATGCCAGAAAGCTATCAGCATGAATGTCAAGTCTTGCTTCAGATGGATCCCTCAGTCATAGCAGTGACAATATACTGATGTTTGACAGTAAAGCACAAGCATTTTCATCCACTAAATTTGGACACTATTCATAGCATTTCGCATTTTACCAAATACCAAATTTGTAATGGGAGATGCTCTATCGTTAACATGTATATAGAGAGGCCAAACATAAAAGCCGCAACAGTGACAACACTATCTTGTGAAGACAGATATAATCTGAGAGGTTTTGTCAACATAGAGTTCAACAGTGTTTGATCACGTACGTTCTTCTCTTTCTTGGTTTCAACAGCCTCAgactctttcttcttctctttctccttcttcccttttctctcctcttctttgcTGCTGTCACCCTTggtcttctccttctctttctccttctctttcttggTGTCTTTCTCTGGCTTTTTCTTCATCACTTTGAGAGCCCGGTGGAAGAACTGCTTCTTTAAGAGTctacagaggagaggagaatgaCTGGTTATAAAGGCTGTTTATTTACCACTGATTTGAAGGACGGTTTCCATTATATCCGTATATTAGATAGACCAACAATATCATCgacaaatcaagaaaataacaagTGAATTAATTGACAGttaaaataatagtaatagtatagtaataaTAGTTAATTGCAGCCTTATTTACCATATACATTGACCATATTAGGTAGCACGGTGTGTTAGAAAGCTTACCTGTTGCAGTAATCCAACACAGACTCCCTGGTGGTGAACACAGCCTCCTCTCCCTTCTTCGCCTTGGCCCACTTGGAGTCCATAAGACAGTCCACTGCCTTGGAGGCTAAGTATAGGGAtacaaagatataaaaaaaacaacacagtggtACAAGGTCTGAAAATGCCATTCAGTCATTATTTcggtaaactgtgtttttatcaGCGGTGCAGAAGCTGAATAACTGCCAAACGTGCAAAAACATCACTACATTAATGCAAAtggaatatattttttatttcatttatttgaaaaatgaatacaaagcAGAACATAGGGCAGTAGTTTAGATGGAGTAAAATCTCACACTGACGCTCTCATCACCTTATAAGTTGATACTGCTAGCTTGTAAGTGAAGAGTTGCGCATTTACACATCTAGTTGTTCCAGACCAACCTTATCATTCGTGTGGAGTCGTGTTTGGGTCCACCTGAGGAATGTAAGTCCAGTATTCAATCTCTTGTATCTCTGCTTTGGTCTGAACCAACTCCTGAGGAAAACATTTGGCTGTTTAGCTGCTAACGCCGCTAACTCTACTAACTGTGTCCGTCTGCGGTTTGGTGTAGAGCAAGAAGTAGTATACTGTGGGTTTTTGTCTCAGAAAATAGCTTCCTGTTGTGGCTGAAAACAATGCTATGAGAGCAgagagagtgaaccaaaacagtaaagctgCGTTTACATCAGCCTCTTGGGATGCGGCAATTTGCTGCAGGGTGGTGCGGCGGTGTGGGAGCGTCACTGAAAAGGCCCATTtgtgtgatgttgtgttttctttaacccCCCAATGTAGTAACTGTGAATATTTCACAGCTACTGTTTTCTGTAagattttttatattcaatgttTCCAACTGCACTTGAAAgcagcttcatttcacagagaaagagatgcaGCGATGGTGCTTTGTTGTTTGAGGAAACATTCAACCGTCACAAAAACTCCTGGGAAGTGGAGTGCTTGTGTTAAACCAGCAGcgatagaggcagtgatgtaTCCTGTGTACTGTATGGGCACATGCTCAAAACCGGTTGAATCGTCTCATTTGTTTCTGCGTCTGTGGGACTGCAGCTGACTCATTTGTTTAAGAATTTGACAACTCTTCGAAAATGTTACACAGTTTGCCCTGAAAACACACCACGTTTTAACTCACTGTGACAAAATCAAATGCAACTGAATCTctgctttgaaaaaataaataaaaggcagCGTTTTATGTCAGGATTCCCACTCCACCCAGTTATGTGTAGCTGGGTGCTGTGCCTGTTGCTTCACATTCCACAGCTGAGCACTAACCAATAAAATAGTCGACTCTGTGGCCCATCATGTTGGTGGACTTGGTAGGGCAGTTGAATCGGAGGTACTTGGCCACCGCCTTCTCCTCCTTGGTGGGCTCACTCACCTCCTGCAGGACCAGACAAACACACGCATATG
The window above is part of the Etheostoma cragini isolate CJK2018 chromosome 12, CSU_Ecrag_1.0, whole genome shotgun sequence genome. Proteins encoded here:
- the sec62 gene encoding translocation protein SEC62, whose amino-acid sequence is MAERRRHKKRIQEVSEPTKEEKAVAKYLRFNCPTKSTNMMGHRVDYFIASKAVDCLMDSKWAKAKKGEEAVFTTRESVLDYCNRLLKKQFFHRALKVMKKKPEKDTKKEKEKEKEKTKGDSSKEEERKGKKEKEKKKESEAVETKKEKNDDSPGTPKKKKEVKKKFKLEPHEDQLFLDGNEVYVWIYDPVHFKTFAMGLILVIAVIAATLFPLWPAEMRVGVYYLSVAAGCFVASILLLAVARCILFLIIWLVTGGRHHFWFLPNLTADVGFIDSFRPLYTHEYKGPRASNKKGSDKTDEKDNDGNKAQKSDSDDKSDSEKKDGEEEEEEEEEEGKEAEESKEAEGEGTGADRHSDTDSDRREEEGSQHSNGNDFEMITREELEQHTEEEDQEEEDEETQERKEGGESETKPQTAET